A segment of the Streptomyces sp. NBC_00376 genome:
GCCGTCGTGCAGGTCGGCGTGGTCGAGCGTGTCCGCGATGCCCACTCCCACGAGCTCCTCGCACCACTCGACGAGCCGAGGCCGCAGCTCGCCCAGGGCCCGGCGGTCGGCGGGCTCCAGTGCGGTGTTCCCGGCCACGATCCGGTCGTAGGTCGCCGGGAGGTCGGCAATGCGCGCGCCGGGGACCCCGAGCCGTTCGATCTCGTCGGCGTACGGAACGAGGGCACGCTGCATCCCGGCGTACTGCCGCAGCGGTTCCTCCCAGGCAATCGGATCCGTTTCGGTACGGTCCGCCGCCGCGTCGAGCGCGTCGCGGAAGAGCGTGCCGCCGTCCGGCAGCAACGACCAGCCCCGGTCCGCGTCGACGGCGAGTGGCCGCAGAACGTACCCGGGCACCCAGCGGGCCAACGCCTCGGTCAGCCCCGCCTCGAAGGCGCTGGCGGGCGGGTTGGCCTTGAACCACACGGCTTCGCCGCCCGCGACGGACATCCGTACCAACACGGACCACGGCCGCAGTCGCACCTTCCGTGGGCCGGTTTCGCGCAGCCCGTGCGCGGCGAGCCCGCGCTCCACCCATCCGAGGGCGTCCGCCCGCCAGTCCTCCCGCTCCCAGGGCGTCACCGCGTCCGGGTACCGCCCTCGGTCCACCGCCACCGTCGAATCGCTTCGCATCGCGCCATCCCACCACCGGGCCGGTCCGGCCCTCATCCGGTTTTCCAGCGGTGGTGCGCAGCGGACGACCGCCCTACTGCCGCGTCCCTTGCGTGTCGATCATCGCAAGACCGTCGATCGCCGCCGGGGAGAGCAGTGACTCCTCCAGGCCCGACAGGGGCTTCCAGCTGACCGCCGAGGTGGAGTCGTCGGTCCTGGTGACCGCGAGCGGTCCCGGTCTGAGGTCGACCCGGTAGAAGAGCCCCACCAGGTGCCAGTTCACGCCGAGCCGGTGCGCGCTGTACGAGCGGGCGTCCACCAGGTGGGCGTCCAGGAGTTCGAGGCCGGTCTCCTCGTACAGTTCGCGTGCCAGCGCCTGACGCGGCTGCTCACCGGGATCGATGCCCCCGCCGGGCAGGTGCCACAGTCCGGGAATGAAGACCGGTGAGCTGTCCGAGAGTTGGGTAAGCAGCAGCTGATGCTCCACGACGGCGATCGCATACGCCGATATTCGTGAACGTACGTCACTTCCCACGTGTGCCCTCCGGTCATCGGGGTCCACGGCTCCGACCGAACCGTGCGGTCAATCTACCGATCACGCGGCGGGGCCCGGAGAGGGCGCCCGCCGGCTCTGCCGCCTACCGGCGCTCCAGCGCTCCCCGGACGAAGGCGGCCTGACCCGCGTGCTGCAGATCGTCCGCGATGACGCTGATCAGACGCACCCCGAGACTGACCGGCGGGGACCACGCCTCGTCGACGATGCGGTCCAGGGCCTTGTCGTCGAGCCCGCTCACGAAACCGAGGGTCTGTTCGTGTACCGCGTCGTGATAGCCGAGCAGCAGCTCCGCCGAGCCCACCCGCACGGCCGCGACGTCCGCGCTGCTGTGTCCGTACCCGGTGGCCTCCTTCGCGAAGGGCAGATCGAAGCGGGAGGCCCAGTCCTCGGAGAACCAGACCTGCTCGACTCCGGCCGCGTCCGAGACGTGGTCGTCCTGGATCCGGGTGAGATGCCATACGAGCCAGCCGATGGAGTTCGCTCCGTCGTCGAGACGGGCATGGAGGTCGGCGCTCGGAAGGCCCTCGACCGCCGAGTGCACCGTCTCCCGGACGCGGGTGAACGCGTCGGTCAAAAGGTCAGCACTGTTCATGCCCTCACCCTCACCGCTGCGGGCCCGCTCCCCCGTTATCGACACGCGCCGGGCCCCGCCGTCCGCGTAGGGTGGCGGCATGCTTTGACGCCTGCCCGCAGACCGGGCACCACCGCGGCCTCCCTCGTACCCGACCGATTTCGGATCCGACGAAGGAGCGACACATGAGTACTGCCCGGCCCATCGACGTCCCTGACACGTTCGCCGCGTCCTACAGCAAGAACGGCGGTGCGTCCGCCCGCGCCTGGCTCGCCGCGCTCCCCGGGCTGGCCGAGGACTTCCTGGACCGCTGGAGCCTGCGGCTGGACGGACCCTCGGCACACGGCATGGCCTCTCTGGTGCTGCCGGTGACGCGCGCGGACGACACGCCCGCGGTGCTGAAGCTCCAGGAGGCCACCGAGGACAACATCGACGCCGCGCCGGGCCTGCGGGCATGGAACGGCAACGGAGTGGTGCACCTGCTCGACCACGACCCGGACACCGGCACCATGCTGCTCGAACGGCTGGACACCGCGCGGCCGCTGTCGGCGGTGGCCGACGAGGCGGCCGCCGTGCAGATCCTCGCCGAACTGCTGGCACGTCTGGTCGCGGTGGACGCGCCTGCGGGCTTCCGGCGGCTGGCCGACATCGCGGCGGCCATGCTCGAAGAGGTGCCGCGCAGCGTGCCGCTGCTGCACGACCCGGCCGAACGGCGGCTGGTGCGTACCTGCGCGTCTGCGGTGGCCGAACTCGTCGGCGAACCGGGCGACCGCCTGCTGCACTGGGACCTGCACTACGACAACATCCTCGCCGGGCAGCGGGAACCCTGGCTGGCCATCGATCCGGAACCGCTGGCCGGCGACCCCGGCTTCGACCTGCTGCCTGCGCTGCACAACCGCTGGGACGACGTCGTGGCGACGGGAGACGTGCCCCGCGCGGTGCTCCGCCGCTTCGACCTGCTGACCGAGGTGCTCGGCCTGGACCGGCAACGGGCGACCGGCTGGACGCTGGGGCGTGTCCTGCAGAACGCGCTGTGGGACATCGAGGACGGCGAGAGGGCCCTGGATCCGGCCCAGATCGCCATCGCCGATGCCCTGTTGGCCCGGTCACGGCCTACGGCGGGGTGAGCGCCCGGCCCGCTTCGGTAGCCGCTGAGCACGTGAGGAAGCACGCCTCGAGGCACTGGGAACGGGGCCGGCCGGCGGGCTCTCGCGAGCGCACGTCGGCCGGCCCCGTTCCGGCCAGGAGGGAGGGGTGGAAGTACGCGGATCTCGCGGTCCCTGCCGGCTTCCATGGGGCCTGCGCCCTCATGCCACGCAGTGGGTCGATCTGCCGACTTACGCATTCCAGCGGAAGCGCTACTGGCTCGACTGAGTCAAGGCATCTCCGGGGCCGTGTCACAGCCTGGTTGTGACACGGCCCCGGAGACGGCCACTGCGGTCGGGTACGACGCGGTGGATCCGCACGCTGTCCATGGACACCGCCCACGGGAAGGTCCGCGAAGGGCAGGTCACCACCCCGATCGGTGCGGGGTCAGCCGCGCCATCCGGGCCAGGCGACGCAACGAGTCGACCAGCGCCGCACGGTCGTACGTACTGGTCGTGACGAGCACCTCGTCGGCGCCGGTCTCCTTGATGGCCGTTTCGAGCTCCGTGGCGACCTCGTCCTCCGTGCCGTGGAGGTGGCCGCGCAGCCCGCTCTCGTAGAAACGGCGCTCCTTCTCCGTCATGGTTCGCGCCTCGACCTGCTCGGCGGGGACGAGCGGCGGGAAGACGCCGTGGGTCCGGGAATGGGCCATCGACCACGCTTCCGGGATCAGGAGCGCGCGGGCCTCCTCCGTGCTGCCGGCGAGGGCGATCGTCCCCGCCACGACGACATAGGGTTCGGCGGCCCAGGAGGAGGGGCGGAATTCACGGCGGTAGCGCTCGACGGCGCGCAGCAGCTTCTCACGGCCCCTGAGGTCGCCGACCACCAGTGGCAGCCCCGCAGCGGCCGCGATGCCCGCGCCCTCGCCGGTGGCCAGCAGGAACGGCGGGATGCGCAGCCCCTCGGCGGGGAGCGCGTGGACCTGCGGGTAGGACTGCTGGGTGCCGTCAAGCCAGCCGAGCAGTTCGGTGAGTTGTCCGGCGAAGTCCTCGGCAGCCGACTTGTCCCGTCCCAGCGCCCTGCGGATGCCGTCGGTGAAACCCACCGAGCGGCCGAGGCCCATGTCGATCCGGCCGGGAAAAAGGGACGCCAGAACGCCGAACTGCTCGGCCACCAGCAGCGGTTGATGATTCGGCAGCATGACGCCGCCGGTACCGACCCTGATGGTGGAGGTGGCGGCCGCGACGGCTGCGGCCAGCACGGTCGGCGCCGAGCCGGCGACACCCGGCACGCTGTGGTGCTCGGACACCCAGAAGCGGTGGTAACCGAGCGTCTCGGCCTCCTCGGCGAGGCTCACCGTGTCGCGCAGCGCCTGTGGGCCGTCGTGCCCCGTGCGGATGCGGGAACGATCGAGCACGGAAAACCGGGTGGATGCGATCACTGAGC
Coding sequences within it:
- a CDS encoding phosphotransferase; translated protein: MRSDSTVAVDRGRYPDAVTPWEREDWRADALGWVERGLAAHGLRETGPRKVRLRPWSVLVRMSVAGGEAVWFKANPPASAFEAGLTEALARWVPGYVLRPLAVDADRGWSLLPDGGTLFRDALDAAADRTETDPIAWEEPLRQYAGMQRALVPYADEIERLGVPGARIADLPATYDRIVAGNTALEPADRRALGELRPRLVEWCEELVGVGIADTLDHADLHDGQLFAPEPGRFTFFDWGDAAVAHPFCSFLVPALAVRERFGPEALPRLRDAYLEQWTGDGRTAAELRRALSLAWRLGAIGRARSWGRLFPGASSGGADAQVARWLLELLAEPPL
- a CDS encoding aminoglycoside phosphotransferase family protein; translation: MSTARPIDVPDTFAASYSKNGGASARAWLAALPGLAEDFLDRWSLRLDGPSAHGMASLVLPVTRADDTPAVLKLQEATEDNIDAAPGLRAWNGNGVVHLLDHDPDTGTMLLERLDTARPLSAVADEAAAVQILAELLARLVAVDAPAGFRRLADIAAAMLEEVPRSVPLLHDPAERRLVRTCASAVAELVGEPGDRLLHWDLHYDNILAGQREPWLAIDPEPLAGDPGFDLLPALHNRWDDVVATGDVPRAVLRRFDLLTEVLGLDRQRATGWTLGRVLQNALWDIEDGERALDPAQIAIADALLARSRPTAG
- a CDS encoding MsnO8 family LLM class oxidoreductase, with the protein product MSSVIASTRFSVLDRSRIRTGHDGPQALRDTVSLAEEAETLGYHRFWVSEHHSVPGVAGSAPTVLAAAVAAATSTIRVGTGGVMLPNHQPLLVAEQFGVLASLFPGRIDMGLGRSVGFTDGIRRALGRDKSAAEDFAGQLTELLGWLDGTQQSYPQVHALPAEGLRIPPFLLATGEGAGIAAAAGLPLVVGDLRGREKLLRAVERYRREFRPSSWAAEPYVVVAGTIALAGSTEEARALLIPEAWSMAHSRTHGVFPPLVPAEQVEARTMTEKERRFYESGLRGHLHGTEDEVATELETAIKETGADEVLVTTSTYDRAALVDSLRRLARMARLTPHRSGW
- a CDS encoding NUDIX hydrolase, encoding MDPDDRRAHVGSDVRSRISAYAIAVVEHQLLLTQLSDSSPVFIPGLWHLPGGGIDPGEQPRQALARELYEETGLELLDAHLVDARSYSAHRLGVNWHLVGLFYRVDLRPGPLAVTRTDDSTSAVSWKPLSGLEESLLSPAAIDGLAMIDTQGTRQ
- a CDS encoding mycothiol transferase; its protein translation is MNSADLLTDAFTRVRETVHSAVEGLPSADLHARLDDGANSIGWLVWHLTRIQDDHVSDAAGVEQVWFSEDWASRFDLPFAKEATGYGHSSADVAAVRVGSAELLLGYHDAVHEQTLGFVSGLDDKALDRIVDEAWSPPVSLGVRLISVIADDLQHAGQAAFVRGALERR